Sequence from the Candidatus Angelobacter sp. genome:
CGCCATAGATCCTCAAATGCGCCGGATCGTAGTGTGTCGGGAATCCATTCAGAAACACGCCCATGGCAAACAGGACCACGCCTCTCCACAGCACGTGCTTAAAAAGGGTTAACCGCGAGTCGCCTCGTTGCAGGCGCGAGCTGAACGAGAACGCCATTGCCACGCCGACGATGAATACGAAGAACGGAAACACCAGGTCGGTAGGCGTCCAGCCGTTCCACTCCGAGTGGCGTAGCGGCGCGTAGACCGAGGCCCAATTGCCCGGATCATTCACCAGGATCATGCCCGCAATGGTCAATCCGCGGAACAGATCGAGAGACATCAGGCGGGTGGAAGCAGGAGCTGTGGCCGATACACCGGTTTCGACGACCTTGGGAGAGGTAACAACAGGGGACATTGAACCGCTTGGACCTCAGCGGCGGATTCTAACACTTTGCCTCAAAGAGCGACCTCAGCTCTGACACGCCTTGCTCGTAGCCCGTTCGTGCCAAAACGGAAAACTCCTCGTTACTAAGGTTACGTTTAGATTTACACCAAAGCGTACCAAAATAGCCGAAGTGGTCTAACTATGAAAAAGCTGCGTTTCGTGGTTTCTCTGACGACGCACGACAACGATTTCCAAATGGAACAGGCTGCCGCCGCGCAAGATGCAGCCAACCGCCTTGGCGTAGACATCGAAATCATATACGCCGATAACGACGCCATCCAACAGAGCCAACAACTCCTCCACGTGATTCAGTCGAACTCCGCTCTGCCCGATGGCATCATCTTCGAACCCACGGGAGGCACTGCCTTTCCCCTCGTCGCCAAAGCTGCCGCCGCTGCTGGTA
This genomic interval carries:
- a CDS encoding DUF5009 domain-containing protein, producing MSPVVTSPKVVETGVSATAPASTRLMSLDLFRGLTIAGMILVNDPGNWASVYAPLRHSEWNGWTPTDLVFPFFVFIVGVAMAFSFSSRLQRGDSRLTLFKHVLWRGVVLFAMGVFLNGFPTHYDPAHLRIYG